A DNA window from Pontimonas salivibrio contains the following coding sequences:
- a CDS encoding glycosyltransferase family 61 protein, translating into METVSKSFRFNRLAKDLLTRTGVGFFKRPSEVSLRGRPWCTVLTRFENSSFISVGPFFWFRGRFGKTSLKERSTTRGSDSSLHSDYQKQPFILSSLLNGSVKDESWYLSAVVPREISKGDFWVLGGDKNLIDGTRLRAHNYFHFLLQAVPVYLTLGRGASLLIQLRGLKNWHKSVCAHLNIPLRPASSVEVVNWDLVRSPGLYPATIAVNALRNQLRNARGGSSFLRSHQDVKQDDRPRVLIINRTEATSLHKERLLGNLVELESVLRAHVHLKVADLGTMPFREQIHLINWADVLCGPHGAGLGNMALHFQPEPPEVIELVHHSNVRWHFERLASILGFGYQRVFLREGFNGQLFVEPGELLSVIRRIWSIKSQ; encoded by the coding sequence ATGGAAACAGTGTCTAAAAGTTTCAGGTTTAATCGCTTGGCGAAAGATTTATTGACTCGGACCGGAGTCGGTTTCTTCAAACGTCCCTCTGAAGTTTCGCTGAGAGGTAGACCCTGGTGCACGGTTCTAACGCGATTTGAGAATTCATCGTTTATCTCAGTAGGGCCGTTCTTTTGGTTCAGAGGAAGATTCGGCAAGACATCCTTGAAGGAGCGTTCGACCACACGGGGTTCTGATTCAAGCCTACATAGCGACTACCAAAAACAGCCGTTCATCCTGTCTAGCCTCCTCAACGGCTCTGTTAAGGATGAGTCCTGGTACCTTTCCGCCGTTGTCCCTCGAGAAATATCGAAAGGAGATTTTTGGGTCCTCGGAGGAGACAAGAATCTAATTGACGGGACCAGGCTGAGGGCCCACAATTACTTCCATTTTTTACTGCAGGCCGTACCGGTTTACTTGACTCTGGGGCGGGGAGCTTCTTTATTGATTCAGCTACGCGGCTTGAAGAATTGGCACAAATCAGTCTGTGCGCACCTCAATATCCCCCTACGCCCCGCTTCGAGTGTAGAAGTAGTAAACTGGGATTTGGTGCGGAGTCCGGGACTCTATCCGGCAACAATTGCAGTTAACGCCTTGAGAAACCAGCTGCGAAATGCACGAGGGGGCAGTTCCTTCTTGCGCTCCCACCAAGACGTCAAGCAAGATGACCGCCCCCGCGTACTCATCATCAATCGCACCGAAGCCACGTCTCTACATAAGGAACGATTGCTCGGTAACCTCGTGGAGCTCGAGTCGGTACTCAGAGCTCACGTGCACCTTAAGGTTGCGGATCTCGGAACGATGCCTTTTCGGGAACAAATTCACCTAATTAACTGGGCGGATGTTTTGTGCGGTCCTCACGGCGCGGGGCTCGGTAATATGGCTTTGCACTTTCAACCAGAACCGCCCGAAGTAATCGAGTTGGTGCACCACTCGAATGTTCGTTGGCACTTCGAAAGGCTAGCTTCTATCCTGGGGTTCGGGTACCAACGGGTGTTCCTGAGGGAAGGGTTCAACGGACAGCTGTTCGTTGAACCCGGAGAACTTCTTAGCGTTATTCGAAGAATTTGGTCCATCAAATCGCAGTAA
- a CDS encoding FkbM family methyltransferase — protein MRLIIDLGAHAGNDLPYYLEKAQQVVAVEANPSRCREIRSRFSAELREGRLFLEEAAITEFPIHGKVRFWVSKEHDVQSSLVESGKDPEQFDPVEVATTTLDKLLDRFGVPDYLKIDLEHYDLAILRSLKRFGSFPAALSVEVHSMKILQQLSQIGHYNSYKIIRGKSVARHYQDFPFEGVDGETHYFSFPHHSSGPIGSDIESHWFSFADVRAILRLAGTGWLDIHASTLRPTASLKALSPLHPLALRLLSTPMAKSKLAPKHQARVRKRLMRTFLN, from the coding sequence ATGAGGCTCATTATTGACCTGGGGGCCCACGCTGGAAACGATCTGCCTTATTACCTTGAAAAAGCCCAGCAGGTGGTGGCTGTCGAAGCAAACCCCTCACGGTGCCGAGAGATCCGCTCTCGCTTCTCCGCAGAACTTCGGGAGGGGAGACTGTTTCTGGAAGAGGCAGCAATTACCGAGTTCCCAATACATGGGAAGGTGCGGTTTTGGGTAAGCAAAGAACACGATGTTCAGTCAAGTCTTGTCGAATCAGGGAAGGATCCAGAACAGTTTGATCCTGTCGAAGTAGCCACCACGACTCTGGACAAATTGTTGGACCGTTTCGGCGTGCCGGATTATCTAAAAATTGATTTAGAACACTACGATCTCGCTATTTTGCGTTCCTTGAAACGCTTCGGAAGCTTCCCGGCAGCCCTCTCAGTTGAGGTGCACAGCATGAAAATTCTGCAACAGCTAAGTCAAATTGGCCATTACAACAGTTACAAAATCATCCGCGGCAAGTCTGTCGCGAGACATTATCAGGATTTTCCTTTTGAAGGTGTTGATGGAGAAACACACTATTTTTCTTTCCCCCACCACTCCTCGGGGCCCATTGGGTCAGACATTGAGAGTCATTGGTTCAGCTTCGCAGATGTTCGAGCGATTTTGAGATTGGCTGGGACCGGGTGGTTGGACATCCACGCGTCAACCCTGAGACCTACAGCCTCTCTCAAAGCGCTTAGCCCTCTTCACCCCCTTGCGCTACGCCTTCTGTCTACTCCAATGGCGAAATCAAAGCTTGCTCCTAAGCACCAAGCCAGGGTGCGCAAACGGTTAATGAGAACGTTTCTAAACTAA
- a CDS encoding glycosyltransferase family 61 protein, translated as MDKWFEWLPQKPAQTMDAVEGLQTAYRARKRGFARGFVIETFTDWDLYRNFSQRPLSEVSEHIRGRFVPPHEPKPGDKPKAVVLIRDHVPDALTQHPTREFGPAKRNIPNLKTVAKSLEKHFSVELLDGSAKTPEETVAACSNADLLIGQHGAGLANALFLPPGAQVIEIGWNPVGSNPLGHFEALSAELGLGWKYLALQEDQFAPISAEDLERELLAYTDSPR; from the coding sequence ATGGACAAGTGGTTTGAATGGCTCCCTCAAAAGCCAGCGCAGACCATGGATGCGGTAGAGGGTCTCCAGACTGCTTACCGGGCGAGAAAAAGGGGTTTTGCAAGGGGATTTGTCATCGAGACTTTTACCGACTGGGACCTCTACCGAAACTTTTCCCAACGTCCACTTTCTGAAGTATCGGAACATATTCGTGGACGATTTGTGCCGCCCCATGAACCAAAGCCAGGGGACAAACCAAAGGCGGTCGTTCTGATTCGTGACCACGTCCCGGATGCGCTCACACAACACCCCACTAGAGAATTCGGGCCGGCTAAACGAAACATCCCCAATCTGAAGACTGTCGCAAAAAGCCTTGAGAAACACTTCTCGGTGGAATTACTCGATGGCTCAGCCAAAACCCCTGAAGAAACCGTTGCCGCCTGCTCCAACGCGGATCTCCTCATCGGACAACACGGCGCAGGGCTTGCTAATGCATTGTTTCTTCCGCCCGGAGCGCAGGTAATCGAAATTGGATGGAATCCGGTTGGGTCCAATCCTCTCGGCCATTTCGAAGCACTCAGCGCCGAACTGGGCCTCGGTTGGAAATACCTGGCCCTGCAGGAGGACCAATTCGCTCCCATTTCCGCGGAGGACTTGGAGCGGGAACTTTTGGCCTATACAGACTCACCTCGCTGA